The following are encoded in a window of Lampris incognitus isolate fLamInc1 chromosome 15, fLamInc1.hap2, whole genome shotgun sequence genomic DNA:
- the si:dkey-12h9.6 gene encoding macoilin-1, giving the protein MKKRYVDASRLRKMKKIKITEKLSESAYTFLKFMMLWTLVLLADFILEFRLEYLWPCWLFFGSVYTTFHCHGLVICVVFVCAAFTLDIFCLIFVPLHWLFFVASTYVLFNYIWHTEKGICISTVSLWILLVYTEASLRLKDMKNSHANLSHLFAAHWLEQELRRLKTELQGSRQSEQELRSHICNVTNSERSLRPEVSLLRQSNMLLQSKILCLTKTKQRDKQTSAVLEKKTRAETEARLSIEKQLAELQAQKLEEAASSARSLANRQEHCETQMLRKRVKDLETEYKQLQLEFQVKEGRVVDLESDVEALQKYRCVEQDTDMLLSTLSALQEKAQHLEYNLSAETRIKLDLFSALGDARRQLEIAQGKVMRQDREICEMKKKIAEVMAVSPGVSYVSAPAPVPQYLTKLLNTERYTLNPRALMYQCLKK; this is encoded by the exons ATGAAGAAGCGTTATGTCGACGCCAGCCGGCTGCGGAAGATGAAAAAGATCAAAATAACGGAGAAGCTGTCCGAGAG TGCTTACACCTTTCTGAAGTTTATGATGCTGTGGACTCTGGTGCTCCTGGCAGATTTTATACTGGAGTTTAGACTGGAGTACCTGTGGCCATGTTGGCTGTTCTTTGGGAGTGTATACACCACTTTCCACTGCCACGGATTG GTgatctgtgttgtgtttgtttgtgctgccTTCACTCTTGACATCTTCTGCTTGATTTTTGTCCCATTGCACTGGCTGTTCTTTGTGGCCAGCACCTATGTTTTATTCAATTACATATGGCACACGG AGAAAGGCATCTGCATATCTACAGTGTCCCTGTGGATTCTGCTTGTGTATACAGAGGCCTCACTTCGACTCAAAGACATGAAAAACTCCCATGCAAACCTCTCCCATCTCTTTGCAGCACACTG GCTTGAGCAGGAGCTCCGCAGGCTCAAGACAGAGCTGCAGGGAAGCAGGCAGAGCGAGCAGGAGCTGCGAAGCCACATTTGCAATGTGACCAACAGTGAGAGGAGCTTGAGACCGGAGGTGTCACTGCTCAGACAGTCCAACATGCTGCTCCAAAGCAA gATTCTGTGTCTGACCAAAACCAAGCAGAGGGACAAACAGACCAGCGCGGTGTTGGAGAAGAAGACCAGAGCAGAGACAGAGGCCAGACTCTCCATTGAGAAACAGCTGGCTGAGCTTCAGGCTCAGAAACTGGAGGAGGCGGCTAGCTCAGCACGAAGCCTAGCAAACAG GCAGGAACACTGTGAAACCCAAATGTTAAGGAAAAGAGTTAAAGATCTAGAGACAGAGTACAAACAACTACAGCTGGAGTTTCAAGTGAAAGAGGGTCGTGTGGTAGATCTAGAGAGTGATGTTGAG GCTCTGCAGAAATACCGCTGTGTGGAGCAAGACACGGACATGCTGCTGTCCACTCTGTCGGCCCTGCAGGAGAAGGCTCAGCATCTGGAGTACAACCTGAGCGCTGAGACCCGCATCAAACTGGACCTGTTCTCTGCCCTCGGAGATGCCCGCAGACAGCTGGAAATCGCACAag GTAAAGTGATGAGGCAGGACCGGGAGATCTGCGAGATGAAGAAGAAGATCGCCGAGGTCATGGCCGTCAGCCCCGGCGTGTCCTACGTGTCTGCGCCGGCCCCGGTGCCCCAGTACCTCACCAAGCTCCTCAACACGGAGCGCTACACGCTCAACCCCCGAGCTCTCATGTACCAGTGTCTGAAGAaatag